A segment of the Pedobacter faecalis genome:
TCGTATCTGCATGTGGCTGCGCGAAACGGAGTGTTTAAACATTTCGAAAAGCAGTCGAGGTTGAAAATCGTGCCGGAAGAAGCAGGCGAAACGGCCGACCCGGTCTACAGCGACGGACTGATTATGCACAAGCAATTCCTTGAGGAGTTCCGTCTTTTGGTAGAGCGCCTGCCCGCACAGCAGCGCACCATTTTTAAAATGCGGTTCGAAGATGACCTTTCGAGCCTGCAAATTGCAGAACAATTACAGATATCTCCTAAAACAGTAAGAAACCAGTTAGGAAAAGCACTCGCAACGCTTCGTTCTTCCCTGTTTATGATCTTTTTCGTGCATTTTTTACGCTAATTTTTACTGGCAGCCCAACAATTGAAAAAATATTTGCGATTGGCGTGGGCTATTCTCAAAAAAACGACTCTTTATAAGATATAGGGCATAATGAAAGATATTAACAAGCAGCATTTT
Coding sequences within it:
- a CDS encoding RNA polymerase sigma factor encodes the protein MQHEGAHNLDDATLLLQLSEGDKHAFDILYNRYWKQVFNAAYKRLNDIEKAQDIAQDVFVQLWIRASASPIENLSSYLHVAARNGVFKHFEKQSRLKIVPEEAGETADPVYSDGLIMHKQFLEEFRLLVERLPAQQRTIFKMRFEDDLSSLQIAEQLQISPKTVRNQLGKALATLRSSLFMIFFVHFLR